The Neomonachus schauinslandi chromosome 11, ASM220157v2, whole genome shotgun sequence genome contains a region encoding:
- the LOC110586231 gene encoding LOW QUALITY PROTEIN: caspase-12-like (The sequence of the model RefSeq protein was modified relative to this genomic sequence to represent the inferred CDS: deleted 1 base in 1 codon) codes for MIASTMFGGFLEDLKEKKVLDKHDLKTIGKKVNVIVNKTENLVDDLTEKTQVVGQVFMDHFINSSLLSLNISSDGEGGPNTPGLIICNKEFDYLSEREGSENDISGMQGLLENLGYSVVIKENLTALEMKTELKNFATRQEHRFSDSTFLVFMSHGTLDGICGTKHRDEEPDILPDDTIFQIFNNRNCWSLKDKPKVIIMQACRGRGDGAVWVTDVGEAFAWTYYQPLRHYISSDAIEKTHVEKDFIAFKSSTPHNVSWRTNTEGSVFISQLIYYLGEYSCCHHLEEIFRKVQNAFEKPNTMIQMPTIERLSMTRYFYLFPGN; via the exons ATGATTGCCAGCACCATGTTTGGTGGCTTCTTGGAGGACTTGAAGGAAAAGAAGGTGTTAGATAAACATGACTTAAAAACAATAGGGAAAAAAGTGAACGTCATTGTGAATAAGACTGAAAACCTGGTTGATGATCTCACTGAGAAAACTCAAGTGGTAGGTCAAGTATTTATGGACCATTTCATCAATTCGAGCCTGCTGAGTTTAA ATATATCCAGTGATGGAGAAGGAGGGCCGAACACGCCTGGC CTCATCATTTGCAACAAAGAATTTGACTATCTTTCTGAGCGAGAAGGCTCTGAAAATGACATTTCAGGGATGCAAGGCCTGCTTGAAAACCTTGGATATTCGGTGGTTATAAAGGAAAATCTCACAGCTCTG gaaatgaaaacagagctGAAGAACTTCGCCACCCGCCAAGAGCACAGATTCTCCGACAGCACGTTCCTGGTGTTCATGTCCCACGGCACCCTAGACGGGATCTGTGGCACGAAGCACAGAGATGAAGAGCCGGACATTCTTCCCGATGACACCATCTTCCAGATTTTCAACAACCGTAACTGCTGGAGTCTCAAAGACAAGCCCAAGGTCATCATCATGCAGGCCTGCCGAGGCA GAGGTGACGGGGCCGTCTGGGTGACTGATGTGGGAGAAGCGTTTGCGTGGACATATTACCAGCCCTTGCGGCATTATATCTCCAGTGATGCCATAGAAAAGACCCACGTGGAGAAGGACTTCATCGCTTTCAAATCTTCGACTCCAC ATAATGTTTCTTGGAGAACGAACACAGAGGGCTCTGTCTTCATTTCCCAACTTATCTACTACTTAGGAGAGTATTCTTGTTGTCACCATTTGGAGGAGATTTTCCGAAAG GTTCAAAATGCATTTGAGAAGCCAAATACAATGATCCAGATGCCCACGATTGAGAGATTATCCATGACACGATATTTCTACCTCTTTCCTGGGAATTAA